A DNA window from Thermococcus sp. 4557 contains the following coding sequences:
- a CDS encoding DUF835 domain-containing protein — protein sequence MSWAYFLNLISRWVLFGVAAYKTRREESGGWMLMMFAFLLAAIDPERLLLEPLGLSLVSSVSFVLDMINTAFQGVLLILAAEHLNPSTPSLRNSVLALGVGVLAYLWIVITNVSTVEVSFFLKSFGPMMVYVAGYIYMGLLLYRHVISRRWGQMLLPTGMVLLGFLNATYPVTAAWPWFIPYGFWLGTLFRIMMAIGALSFVLWPFVFPAPDDGHEVPRGAFMYPSRAAARRALGEFERIPNMILITRRDVNSLEDVLHPNAVVFWMTRVSEGELSDSPRVYAISPTKIDILTDLMAGALARGYTVVVVEAVEYLIVENGFESAFKFLLNIKDRVLLQGGTMALIVDPASLEKQQLKILEREFKME from the coding sequence TTGAGCTGGGCATACTTCCTCAACCTTATCTCGAGATGGGTCCTGTTTGGGGTGGCGGCGTACAAAACACGGAGGGAGGAGAGCGGAGGCTGGATGCTGATGATGTTTGCTTTCCTCCTGGCCGCCATCGACCCGGAGAGGCTCCTCCTTGAACCCCTGGGCCTTTCCCTTGTATCTTCGGTGTCCTTCGTGCTTGATATGATAAACACCGCGTTCCAGGGGGTTCTCCTGATACTGGCCGCGGAACACCTGAACCCTTCAACCCCCTCCCTCAGGAACTCCGTCCTCGCCCTGGGGGTGGGCGTGCTGGCGTACCTCTGGATAGTTATCACCAACGTGAGCACGGTGGAGGTAAGCTTCTTCCTGAAGAGCTTCGGCCCCATGATGGTTTACGTTGCTGGCTACATTTACATGGGTCTTCTGCTCTACAGGCATGTAATCTCCAGGAGATGGGGTCAGATGCTCCTCCCCACTGGGATGGTTCTCCTGGGTTTTCTGAACGCCACGTATCCAGTAACCGCCGCGTGGCCGTGGTTCATCCCCTACGGTTTCTGGCTGGGCACCCTCTTCAGGATTATGATGGCCATCGGCGCACTGAGCTTCGTTCTCTGGCCGTTTGTTTTCCCCGCCCCGGACGACGGTCACGAAGTGCCCCGTGGGGCTTTCATGTATCCCAGCAGGGCCGCGGCGAGGAGGGCTCTGGGGGAGTTTGAGAGGATACCCAATATGATTCTGATAACCCGGAGAGACGTCAATTCGCTTGAAGACGTGCTGCATCCGAATGCCGTTGTGTTCTGGATGACGAGGGTATCCGAGGGAGAGCTTTCGGACTCACCCAGGGTGTACGCCATAAGCCCGACCAAAATAGACATCCTGACGGATCTCATGGCCGGGGCCCTGGCCAGGGGCTACACGGTGGTTGTCGTGGAAGCGGTGGAGTATCTAATTGTTGAGAACGGGTTTGAGAGTGCGTTTAAGTTCCTTCTGAACATAAAAGACAGGGTGCTGCTCCAGGGAGGCACCATGGCGCTTATCGTTGATCCCGCATCACTGGAGAAGCAGCAGCTGAAAATCCTCGAAAGAGAATTTAAAATGGAGTGA
- the glmU gene encoding bifunctional sugar-1-phosphate nucleotidylyltransferase/acetyltransferase, whose translation MKAVVLAAGKGERLRPLTDDRPKVILKVANRPIIGYVLENLDPFVDEFIIVVRYEKEKLIKTLGDEFNGKPITYVDQLPGEGTAKAIESARKNIGEEEFIVANGDIYFEIEGVKDLIGAFRREKADAALLVKEFDDLSHFGKIEVEGSLVSGVKEKPGKVPGYANLGVYIFRPEVFEFIEKTPVSKRGEYEITDTLNLMIRAGRRVTYAVYSGYWNDIGRPWNLLELNEYLLKNKLRHEIRGIVEEGATIVPPVEIGEGTVVRSGAYIVGPVKIGRNSKIGPNCFIRPATSIGDGCHVGNAVEVKNSIIMDGSNAPHLNYVGDSIIGENTNLGAGTITANLRHDRGNVKVEVKGKLEDSGRHKLGAIIGHDVKVGINVSIYPGRKIGSNSFIGPGAIVDRNVPPGSLLIVRQEKEVRKL comes from the coding sequence GTGAAGGCTGTTGTTCTTGCCGCTGGAAAGGGTGAAAGGCTCCGGCCGCTGACGGATGACAGGCCAAAGGTTATACTCAAAGTGGCCAACAGGCCTATAATCGGTTACGTTCTTGAGAACCTAGACCCTTTCGTGGATGAGTTCATCATCGTTGTTCGATACGAGAAGGAGAAGCTGATCAAGACCCTGGGCGATGAGTTCAACGGCAAACCGATAACCTACGTTGACCAGTTGCCCGGTGAAGGGACTGCCAAGGCGATAGAGTCCGCCCGGAAGAACATCGGGGAAGAGGAGTTCATAGTGGCCAACGGCGACATTTACTTTGAGATCGAGGGTGTAAAGGATCTGATAGGGGCCTTCAGGAGGGAAAAGGCCGACGCTGCCCTTCTTGTTAAAGAGTTCGACGACCTCAGCCACTTTGGCAAGATAGAGGTCGAGGGGAGCCTTGTTTCCGGGGTGAAGGAGAAACCCGGGAAGGTTCCCGGCTACGCCAACCTCGGCGTTTACATATTCAGGCCCGAGGTTTTTGAGTTCATCGAGAAGACCCCGGTGAGCAAGCGCGGAGAGTACGAGATAACGGACACCCTCAACCTCATGATACGGGCGGGCAGAAGGGTGACATACGCGGTTTACTCCGGCTACTGGAACGACATAGGCAGGCCCTGGAACCTCCTTGAGCTCAACGAGTACCTCCTGAAGAACAAGCTGAGGCACGAAATACGGGGTATAGTGGAGGAGGGGGCCACCATAGTCCCGCCGGTTGAGATTGGAGAGGGCACAGTCGTCCGGAGCGGGGCGTACATCGTGGGTCCGGTTAAGATAGGAAGGAACTCCAAAATTGGCCCCAACTGCTTCATACGGCCCGCCACCAGTATAGGGGACGGCTGTCACGTGGGCAACGCGGTGGAGGTCAAGAACTCCATAATAATGGACGGCAGCAATGCGCCCCACCTCAACTACGTCGGTGACTCAATAATCGGGGAGAACACCAACCTGGGCGCGGGGACGATAACCGCGAACCTCAGACACGACAGGGGCAACGTGAAGGTCGAGGTTAAGGGTAAGCTCGAGGACAGCGGCAGGCACAAGCTCGGCGCGATAATCGGCCACGACGTCAAGGTGGGCATAAACGTCAGCATTTATCCCGGCAGAAAGATAGGGAGCAACTCTTTCATAGGTCCCGGTGCCATAGTTGATAGAAACGTTCCTCCCGGCAGCCTGCTGATCGTCAGGCAGGAGAAGGAGGTACGGAAGCTTTGA
- a CDS encoding undecaprenyl-diphosphate phosphatase, with the protein MISPVDYVAPLISGMIIALGSWLPVGPEGHSFTALLGAVAPSYGDYLVPSYLGVMFATLFYFRELIALGSQNAIKKHLDSDTMYFIYASVFTLLVGYPILKTVSDAVDPGTSDLINAIAGFGLVLVGLLAGTRVQAPLEGIERSIREKKDEATLVDAVVSGLAQGVALIGGLSRSGFVLLGLASTGMDVKRALELSFLVAPVYLVLKLAFMGGWDPKLPVALLFTAFLAAFVVSLVTMKLLLKLAGAVSRRTFLVSFGLIAIAVYLMGVVM; encoded by the coding sequence ATGATATCGCCCGTGGACTACGTTGCACCGCTGATTTCCGGAATGATAATCGCGCTCGGTTCCTGGCTCCCGGTCGGTCCGGAGGGCCACTCCTTCACCGCCCTTCTAGGGGCTGTGGCACCCTCGTATGGGGATTATCTCGTCCCCTCCTATCTGGGTGTGATGTTTGCTACCCTCTTCTACTTCAGGGAGCTGATAGCGCTCGGCTCCCAAAATGCGATTAAGAAACATCTCGATTCGGACACGATGTACTTCATCTACGCCTCCGTGTTCACCCTGCTGGTGGGATATCCCATCCTGAAGACGGTTTCCGATGCAGTGGATCCCGGCACCTCGGACCTGATAAACGCGATTGCCGGCTTTGGGCTGGTTCTGGTGGGTCTCCTGGCCGGTACGCGCGTTCAGGCACCCCTTGAAGGGATCGAACGCAGCATCCGGGAGAAAAAGGACGAGGCCACCCTGGTGGATGCTGTGGTCTCCGGGCTGGCCCAGGGTGTCGCCCTAATAGGGGGACTCTCGAGGAGCGGCTTTGTACTCCTCGGCCTTGCGAGCACGGGCATGGACGTAAAGCGGGCCCTTGAGCTGAGCTTCCTGGTGGCACCCGTGTACCTGGTCCTGAAGCTCGCTTTCATGGGGGGATGGGACCCGAAGCTTCCCGTCGCGCTGCTCTTCACCGCGTTCCTGGCGGCGTTCGTGGTGAGCCTTGTGACGATGAAGCTCCTACTCAAGCTTGCCGGCGCGGTGAGCAGGCGGACTTTCCTCGTATCCTTCGGTTTAATCGCAATCGCGGTCTACCTGATGGGGGTGGTTATGTGA
- a CDS encoding MBL fold metallo-hydrolase — translation MRLTVIYENHAGFVKGLLGGHGFSALLEHRGRRVLIDTGTDGEVLLGNMTELGIDPGEIDSVFITHGHYDHTGGLKAFLNAREEPVRVIAHPEIFRRRVALKPHRRDIGIPFDRRELEGLGAEFILKEGPFEFAPGLWSSGEVPRRTWDRAVGYVEENGRLIRDPVPDDIALIVDMGDSVAAVTGCGHSGVLNIAWHAEDVLGKPVRALIGGLHLRGAKKELLNGVVERIDAEMLYAGHCTGLDEYAFLKAGLGERIEPLYVGRVIEL, via the coding sequence ATGAGGCTGACCGTGATCTACGAGAACCATGCCGGGTTCGTGAAGGGCCTCCTAGGCGGGCACGGATTCTCCGCCCTCCTGGAGCACAGGGGCAGAAGGGTGCTCATCGACACAGGAACCGACGGGGAGGTGCTTCTCGGCAACATGACCGAGCTTGGAATCGATCCTGGGGAAATAGACTCCGTCTTCATAACCCACGGGCACTACGACCATACGGGCGGACTGAAGGCGTTTTTAAATGCGCGGGAGGAGCCGGTGAGGGTCATCGCCCACCCAGAAATCTTCCGGCGCAGGGTGGCACTGAAACCCCACAGGAGGGATATAGGGATCCCCTTTGACAGGAGGGAGCTTGAGGGGCTTGGAGCTGAGTTCATCCTGAAAGAAGGGCCCTTCGAGTTTGCGCCGGGACTCTGGAGTTCCGGGGAAGTACCGCGGCGCACGTGGGACAGGGCCGTGGGCTACGTTGAGGAGAACGGCCGCCTCATCAGAGACCCGGTCCCCGACGATATCGCCCTGATCGTCGACATGGGGGACTCGGTAGCCGCGGTCACCGGCTGCGGCCATTCAGGAGTTCTGAACATAGCATGGCACGCGGAGGACGTTCTTGGAAAGCCGGTCAGGGCGTTGATAGGGGGACTCCATCTGAGGGGCGCCAAAAAAGAGCTTCTAAATGGGGTCGTTGAGAGAATCGACGCCGAAATGCTCTACGCCGGCCACTGCACGGGGCTGGACGAGTACGCGTTCCTGAAGGCGGGGCTGGGCGAGAGGATTGAACCCCTCTACGTCGGCAGGGTCATCGAGCTTTAG
- a CDS encoding NOG1 family protein — translation MKNPFEKMPTVLTADEIIDKAFRRAEKAASALTPKGGPRAKARQREELRIRTISNVIRDNLKKLLDRTPGVSELPPFYRELVDTLVDRDQFHRSLAHVNWAVKTIRNLEQRYAEKIRYSRDPDEMSRLRRQFYGRVADVIRDIADDLEYLNQARNVLKDLPVVDLNLPTVVIAGHPNVGKSTLLRVLTNARPEVASYPFTTKGINVGQFEEHYLKYQVIDTPGLLDRPLSERNEVERQAILALKHLGKVIVYIFDPSEYCGYPIEEQTHLFEEIYKEFGEFPFIVVLNKVDIADEEKIRKVEEFVRGKGLEPLRISALNGEGLDELKKRVIELVKPMVEEQAKRIMEKELRKYREELEL, via the coding sequence ATGAAGAACCCCTTTGAAAAGATGCCGACGGTGCTTACCGCTGACGAGATTATCGATAAGGCCTTCAGGAGAGCGGAGAAGGCGGCCTCGGCCCTCACCCCCAAGGGCGGCCCCAGGGCCAAGGCCAGGCAGAGGGAAGAGCTGAGAATCAGAACGATCTCCAACGTCATCCGCGACAACCTGAAGAAACTGCTGGACAGGACGCCCGGAGTCTCGGAACTTCCCCCGTTCTACAGGGAGCTGGTTGATACGCTCGTTGACCGCGACCAGTTCCACCGCTCCCTGGCCCACGTCAACTGGGCAGTAAAGACGATACGGAACCTTGAGCAGCGCTACGCCGAGAAGATACGATACTCGCGCGACCCGGACGAGATGTCAAGGCTCCGCAGGCAGTTCTACGGCCGCGTTGCCGACGTCATCAGGGACATCGCCGACGACCTTGAGTACCTCAACCAGGCGAGGAACGTCCTCAAAGACCTCCCTGTCGTCGATCTCAACCTTCCGACGGTGGTTATAGCGGGTCATCCCAACGTGGGCAAGAGCACGCTCCTCAGGGTGCTGACGAACGCCAGACCAGAGGTCGCCAGCTACCCCTTCACCACCAAGGGCATAAACGTCGGCCAGTTCGAGGAGCACTACCTGAAATACCAGGTCATAGACACGCCCGGCCTTCTCGACAGGCCGCTCAGCGAGAGGAACGAGGTGGAGAGACAGGCCATCCTGGCGCTCAAGCACCTCGGAAAGGTCATAGTCTACATCTTCGACCCCAGCGAGTACTGCGGCTATCCGATTGAAGAGCAGACCCACCTGTTCGAGGAAATTTACAAAGAGTTCGGGGAGTTCCCCTTCATCGTAGTCCTCAACAAGGTGGACATAGCGGACGAGGAGAAGATTAGAAAGGTAGAGGAGTTCGTCAGAGGCAAGGGCCTTGAACCCCTCAGAATCTCGGCGCTCAACGGCGAAGGGCTCGATGAACTCAAGAAGCGCGTCATCGAGCTGGTCAAACCGATGGTCGAGGAGCAGGCGAAGAGGATAATGGAGAAGGAATTGCGGAAGTACAGGGAAGAGCTTGAGCTCTGA
- a CDS encoding helix-turn-helix domain-containing protein, with product MDVNELLALIRQGENERIEFKRRATPEIAREICAMANADGGYILIGVSDEGNVLGCDIKKARETISSALQNVTPPLQVKTHVLEIGGRNVLVVEVPKSRNLCSIGGVAYIRIGSGIRPLSIQEILMLSSELGAVTWDEFPAAELPKMKEEYVEWFFSAVEKARGRRIPREDWSRYLRSGKAIKGDKLTNAGVLFFTDVEEFIPHAGGRIVKMDGERPVWSREFQGPVWKVIDEMYAELLSQFSTIEVVVGTKRTKLSEYPTRAVREAIINAFAHRNYAIPADVRIFVHPDRLVIRNPGGLMPGVDLEDPEHVPRNPNLCGLMYDAGYIEKYGYGLRLIREECRKHGLVEVEFRSSANRFEVVFKKKTDELLDDTDRKILEFLTVPRRSGEIAKYVGLSKPAVLKRLEKLEALGLVRAIGRGAQRRYEMVHR from the coding sequence ATGGATGTGAATGAACTTCTGGCACTCATTCGCCAAGGGGAGAACGAGAGGATAGAGTTCAAACGCAGGGCAACGCCTGAAATCGCCAGAGAGATATGCGCCATGGCCAACGCCGACGGTGGCTACATTCTGATAGGTGTAAGCGACGAGGGCAATGTTTTGGGATGTGACATCAAAAAGGCCAGGGAAACGATATCCTCCGCACTTCAGAACGTCACCCCTCCCCTGCAGGTAAAAACCCACGTGCTTGAGATTGGTGGCAGAAACGTTCTTGTCGTAGAGGTCCCAAAGTCCCGGAACCTCTGCTCCATCGGTGGAGTCGCCTACATCAGGATAGGCTCTGGGATAAGGCCCCTTTCAATCCAGGAGATTCTCATGCTCTCCTCCGAGCTGGGGGCGGTTACCTGGGACGAGTTTCCAGCGGCCGAACTCCCGAAGATGAAGGAAGAATACGTTGAGTGGTTTTTCTCGGCGGTGGAGAAGGCAAGGGGCAGGCGTATCCCGAGGGAAGACTGGAGCCGTTACCTGAGGAGTGGAAAGGCGATTAAAGGGGACAAGCTGACGAACGCGGGGGTCCTGTTTTTCACCGATGTCGAGGAGTTCATACCGCACGCGGGGGGCAGAATCGTCAAAATGGATGGGGAGAGACCCGTGTGGAGCAGGGAGTTCCAGGGGCCGGTATGGAAGGTTATAGATGAGATGTACGCGGAGCTTCTTTCCCAGTTCAGCACGATAGAAGTGGTGGTGGGAACAAAGAGAACCAAACTGTCCGAGTATCCCACAAGGGCCGTCAGGGAGGCCATAATAAACGCCTTCGCCCACAGGAACTACGCAATCCCCGCGGACGTCAGGATTTTCGTCCATCCGGATAGGCTTGTAATAAGAAATCCAGGGGGCCTGATGCCGGGAGTGGACCTCGAAGACCCCGAACACGTGCCGAGGAACCCCAACCTGTGCGGACTCATGTACGATGCGGGCTACATCGAAAAGTACGGCTACGGCCTAAGACTGATCCGCGAGGAATGCAGGAAGCACGGCCTTGTGGAAGTGGAGTTCAGAAGCAGCGCAAACCGCTTTGAAGTGGTCTTTAAGAAGAAAACTGACGAGCTTCTGGATGATACCGACAGAAAAATCCTCGAGTTCCTGACCGTTCCGAGGAGGAGCGGGGAGATAGCAAAGTACGTTGGCCTCTCGAAGCCTGCCGTGTTAAAAAGGCTTGAAAAGCTCGAAGCCCTGGGCCTTGTAAGAGCCATAGGCAGAGGTGCCCAGAGAAGGTACGAGATGGTTCATCGTTAA